The following are encoded in a window of Urocitellus parryii isolate mUroPar1 chromosome 7, mUroPar1.hap1, whole genome shotgun sequence genomic DNA:
- the LOC144256136 gene encoding uncharacterized protein C12orf71 homolog, with product MDDSSSGSSCPTMEHCISQSKSNQSLSVVPFPSEDRPDCEAVTPCEDLTSEGPSSLPPVQGAGGTSSVRRPMGRRNGIQEKPEEPGEEDMDEPINAYLCSLHKDSVAKWAQSDDDDDESMDNWEQETITKTVWEMYYFLKTIKVCLDRPKNVEDDNTVLPGSPQEEDVDDSVLPGSPQEEDNKPKNDEDDDSLFPDSPQEEDVDDTVLPGSPQEEDNKPKNVEDDDTVLPDSPQEEDVAYSVLPGSPQKEDVDDTVLPDPPQKEDVQPSSSISSHMDQFSPEEHEACQDLPKCQRAENGDPKQCPGLEEDEIVEMESQESGTAESFPVSALQSEEWDMPSDKQGTSCMNFRGFFHWFRKRVVSSLPGRKRREKAKKVPSCWR from the exons ATGGACGACTCGTCCTCTGGCAGCAGCTGCCCCACCATGGAGCACTGCATTTCACAATCCAAATCCAACCAGAGCCTCTCTGTAGTCCCTTTCCCCTCAGAGGACAGGCCTGACTGTGAGGCTGTCACACCCTGTGAAGACTTGACCTCTGAgggtccttcctccctccctcctgtccaaGGGGCAGGAGGAACCAGCAGTGTAAGGAGACCCATGGGGAGAAGAAATGGAATTCAGGAGAAGCCAGAGGAGCCTGGTGAAGAAGACATGGATGAGCCCATTAATGCCTACCTGTGCAGCCTCCACAAAGACTCAGTAGCTAAATGGGCTCAAAGTGACGATGATGATGACGAGAGTATGGACAATTGGGAACAGGAGACAATAACCAAGACCGTCTgggaaatgtattatttcttgaAAACTATTAAGGTGTGTCTGGACAGGCCGAAGAATGTCGAAGATGACAACACTGTGCTCCCTGGTTCTCCTCAGGAGGAGGATGTAGATGACTCTGTGCTCCCTGGTTCTCCTCAGGAGGAGGATAATAAGCCGAagaatgatgaagatgatgactctctgtttcctgattctCCTCAGGAGGAGGATGTAGATGACACTGTGCTCCCTGGTTCTCCTCAAGAGGAGGATAATAAGCCGAAGAATGTCGAAGATGATGACACTGTGCTCCCTGATTCGCCTCAGGAGGAGGATGTAGCTTACTCTGTGCTCCCTGGTTCTCCTCAGAAGGAGGATGTAGATGACACTGTGCTCCCTGATCCTCCTCAGAAGGAGGATGTCCAGCCGTCCAGCAGCATCTCTTCCCATATGGATCAGTTCAGTCCTGAAGAACACGAGGCTTGTCAGGACTTGCCCAAGTGTCAACGAGCAGAAAATGGAGACCCCAAGCAGTGTCCTGGGCTTGAGGAGGATGAAATTGTTGAG ATGGAAAGCCAGGAGTCTGGTACTGCTGAAAGCTTCCCAGTCTCAGCATTGCAGTCAGAGGAGTGGGATATGCCTTCAGACAAACAAGGCACTTCCTGTATGAATTTCCGGGGCTTCTTCCACTGGTTCAGGAAGAGAGTGGTATCCTCCCTGCCAGGGAGAAAGCGCCGTGAGAAGGCCAAGAAGGTCCCATCCTGCTGGCGCTAA